In Nocardia asteroides, the following proteins share a genomic window:
- a CDS encoding TetR/AcrR family transcriptional regulator, whose product MTAQDRREQILDSTHAIVTAEGFHAATPNRIATAAGITRPVLYQQFGDLPGLFVALIDREQQRAGRQFAEAIAQHADPDETDRFVNAFTAMLHAVDAYPNTWRLFLFPPEGAPPELSQRLAESQEIVQRFFRAELEQAFPDLPDPEYTARIVQAAIRELLQLRLSDPEHATVARLGALIRQIRARVVPG is encoded by the coding sequence ATGACCGCGCAGGATCGGCGCGAGCAGATTCTCGACAGCACGCACGCCATCGTGACCGCCGAGGGTTTCCACGCCGCGACGCCGAACCGGATCGCGACGGCGGCCGGCATCACCCGCCCGGTCCTGTATCAGCAGTTCGGCGATCTGCCCGGCCTGTTCGTCGCGTTGATCGACCGCGAGCAGCAGCGCGCGGGCCGCCAGTTCGCCGAGGCGATCGCCCAGCACGCCGATCCGGACGAGACCGATCGCTTCGTCAACGCCTTCACCGCCATGCTGCACGCGGTGGACGCGTATCCGAACACCTGGCGGCTGTTCCTGTTTCCGCCCGAGGGCGCGCCGCCGGAGTTGTCCCAGCGGCTGGCCGAATCACAGGAGATCGTGCAGCGGTTCTTCCGGGCCGAACTCGAACAGGCCTTTCCCGATCTCCCCGATCCGGAGTACACCGCGCGCATCGTGCAGGCTGCCATCCGGGAACTGCTCCAGCTGCGGCTCAGCGACCCGGAACACGCGACGGTGGCACGGCTCGGCGCGCTGATCCGGCAGATCCGGGCGCGAGTCGTGCCCGGCTGA
- a CDS encoding oxygenase MpaB family protein, which produces MTLHYPELARRVRSQRELQPGLYGAVDFDATPHRFTADPAVESSLPGWVADRAPLLRDERVVELMRTATMLGDAVADPYAALAGTYGVRGLVGMLRQACRSGVDAVPAAPAELRAFLAAMEATPDWVDMALVEEGARQSRAAAAFLSPFLIRGAFLATFLNTYAALPMTLTGALSGRRAARRVHETASFFAVTTVRGALERHGPGFESAAMVRLMHSMVRCNALARSGQWDPAIYGIPVPQVDQMPAGLINMYLLATFAHRRGRIVFTPRERAILEFSRYRCFLLGLPEELLPTTVPGILEVFHGRAALLRRDFDDATCGALVRSTMAAYLRPGRTRYDRAADAVERSWSRAFFLGFCGGDRAAAAAMSVDFGVGDGVRVALTAPFVLGRFLVVVLAGRRPRLRAAVERYTDRVLARRLAEYGTPDFTTDAGDYPAAASATPEHP; this is translated from the coding sequence ATGACGCTCCACTATCCGGAACTGGCCCGGCGGGTGCGCAGTCAGCGCGAGTTGCAGCCCGGTCTCTACGGCGCGGTCGACTTCGACGCGACGCCTCACCGCTTCACCGCCGACCCCGCGGTCGAATCCTCGCTGCCCGGCTGGGTCGCCGACCGCGCGCCCCTGCTGCGCGACGAGCGGGTCGTCGAGCTGATGCGCACGGCGACCATGCTCGGCGACGCCGTCGCCGACCCCTACGCGGCGCTGGCGGGGACCTATGGTGTCCGCGGTCTGGTCGGCATGCTCCGGCAGGCCTGCCGGAGCGGCGTCGACGCCGTGCCCGCGGCCCCCGCCGAACTGCGGGCCTTCCTCGCCGCCATGGAGGCCACCCCGGACTGGGTCGACATGGCGCTGGTCGAAGAGGGCGCGCGCCAGTCCAGGGCCGCCGCGGCGTTCCTGTCGCCGTTCCTGATCCGCGGCGCCTTCCTCGCGACTTTCCTCAACACCTATGCGGCGCTGCCGATGACGCTCACCGGGGCCCTCTCCGGCCGTCGCGCGGCGCGCCGCGTGCACGAGACGGCGAGCTTCTTCGCCGTCACCACCGTGCGGGGCGCGCTGGAGCGGCACGGACCCGGCTTCGAGTCGGCCGCCATGGTGCGGCTGATGCACTCGATGGTGCGCTGCAACGCGCTGGCCCGGTCCGGACAGTGGGATCCGGCGATCTACGGCATCCCGGTGCCCCAGGTCGACCAGATGCCCGCCGGGCTGATCAACATGTACCTGCTGGCCACCTTCGCGCACCGCCGCGGCCGCATCGTCTTCACCCCGCGCGAGCGGGCGATCCTCGAATTCAGCCGGTACCGGTGCTTTCTGCTCGGCCTCCCCGAGGAACTGCTGCCCACGACGGTGCCCGGGATCCTCGAGGTGTTCCACGGGCGCGCCGCCCTGCTGCGCCGCGACTTCGACGACGCCACCTGCGGTGCGCTCGTCCGCTCCACGATGGCCGCCTACCTGCGCCCCGGCCGTACCCGCTACGACCGGGCCGCCGACGCGGTGGAGCGCAGCTGGAGCCGGGCGTTCTTCCTCGGTTTCTGCGGTGGCGACCGCGCGGCGGCGGCCGCGATGAGCGTCGATTTCGGCGTCGGTGACGGTGTCCGGGTCGCGCTCACCGCGCCGTTCGTCCTCGGCCGGTTCCTCGTGGTGGTCCTCGCGGGCCGCAGACCCCGGCTGCGGGCCGCGGTCGAGCGCTACACCGACCGGGTCCTCGCGCGCCGCCTCGCCGAATACGGCACGCCCGACTTCACCACCGACGCCGGTGACTATCCCGCGGCCGCGTCCGCCACACCGGAACACCCGTGA
- a CDS encoding SDR family NAD(P)-dependent oxidoreductase, with translation MQIDLTGKTALVTGSTQGIGLAIAEGLARSGARVAINGRTAGRVDAAVAELRGAGGDVVGVTADVATADGAAALLAALPTVDILVNNLGIFEAVPAREITDAQWRDFFEVNVLAAVRLIRSYLPGMIERGWGRAVQIASDSAVVTPQEMIHYGASKTALLAVTRGFAKDAAGTGVTVNSVIAGPTHTAGVEDFVYQLVDRSLPWEQAQREFMREHRPQSLIQRLIEPAEIANMVVYLSSPLASATTGGALRVDGGYVDAILP, from the coding sequence GTGCAGATCGATCTGACGGGTAAGACGGCCCTGGTCACCGGCTCGACGCAGGGGATCGGGCTGGCCATCGCCGAGGGTTTGGCGCGCAGCGGCGCCAGAGTCGCGATCAACGGCCGCACGGCCGGGCGCGTCGACGCCGCAGTGGCCGAATTGCGTGGCGCGGGCGGCGATGTCGTCGGCGTCACGGCCGATGTCGCCACCGCGGACGGCGCCGCGGCCCTGCTCGCCGCGCTGCCCACCGTCGACATCCTCGTCAACAATCTGGGCATCTTCGAGGCGGTGCCCGCGCGGGAGATCACCGACGCGCAGTGGCGCGACTTCTTCGAGGTCAATGTGCTCGCGGCGGTCCGGCTCATCCGGTCCTATCTGCCCGGCATGATCGAGCGGGGCTGGGGACGCGCCGTCCAGATCGCCAGCGACTCGGCCGTGGTCACGCCGCAGGAGATGATCCACTACGGCGCGTCCAAGACCGCGCTGCTCGCGGTGACCCGCGGCTTCGCCAAAGATGCCGCGGGGACCGGTGTCACGGTCAATTCGGTCATCGCGGGCCCTACCCACACGGCGGGCGTGGAGGACTTCGTCTATCAGCTCGTGGACCGCTCGCTGCCGTGGGAGCAGGCCCAGCGCGAGTTCATGCGCGAGCACCGGCCGCAGTCGCTGATCCAGCGGCTGATCGAGCCGGCCGAGATCGCCAACATGGTGGTCTACCTGAGTTCGCCCCTGGCCTCGGCGACCACGGGCGGGGCGCTGCGGGTCGACGGCGGCTACGTCGACGCGATCCTGCCCTAG
- a CDS encoding TetR/AcrR family transcriptional regulator has translation MPAQTSTGPAGSTASERPIVEAELRLLDAARDAFAKKGYHGTSTREIAAGAGMSPAAMYIHFRSKQEVLARLSTSGHAAALAALRAGADVPGNATKRLRAAVYAFAYWHAEHTTAGRVVQYELGALDPDHHATVVRLRRDIVDTLRAIVAEGVRTGEFGVPDIDTVTLAVLSLCIDTLRWYPSRELHSPEAVGAAYAELAARMVGAVER, from the coding sequence ATGCCAGCACAGACATCGACGGGACCGGCCGGATCCACGGCGAGCGAGCGACCAATCGTGGAGGCCGAACTGCGGCTGCTCGACGCGGCCCGCGACGCGTTCGCGAAGAAGGGCTATCACGGCACCAGCACGCGCGAGATCGCCGCGGGCGCGGGGATGAGCCCGGCCGCGATGTACATCCACTTCCGTAGCAAGCAGGAGGTACTGGCCCGGCTCAGCACGTCCGGGCACGCGGCGGCGCTGGCCGCTCTGCGCGCCGGCGCCGACGTGCCGGGAAACGCCACGAAACGCCTGCGTGCGGCCGTGTACGCGTTCGCCTACTGGCACGCCGAGCACACCACGGCGGGCCGCGTGGTGCAGTACGAACTCGGCGCGCTCGACCCGGACCATCACGCCACGGTGGTACGGCTGCGCCGCGACATCGTCGACACGCTGCGGGCGATCGTGGCCGAGGGTGTCCGGACCGGCGAGTTCGGCGTGCCCGATATCGACACGGTGACCCTCGCGGTGTTGTCGCTGTGCATCGACACGCTGCGCTGGTATCCGTCGCGCGAGCTGCACAGCCCTGAGGCGGTAGGAGCCGCCTACGCCGAACTCGCCGCGCGCATGGTCGGCGCCGTCGAGCGATAG
- a CDS encoding acetyl-CoA C-acetyltransferase translates to MTEAVIVATARSPIGRAGKGSLISLRPDDLAAQVIAAALAQVPGLDPNTVDDLYLGAWEHTGEQAENIARRVAVQLGLDAVPAVTVNRACASSVQTTRMAVNAIKAGDGEVFISGGVECVSRYPRQNGVGAGDLAFQNPLFADAQARTARLAETNETWTDPRAEGALPDVYITMGQTAENVATHRGISRAEQDEFAARSQQLAEKAIADGFFAREITPVTLPDGTVVTTDDGPRAGTTVEGLSGLRTVFRADGTVTAGNACPLNDGAAALVVMSDTKARELGLIPLARVVSTAVSGLSPEIMGLGPVAASRRALAKAGLSIGDIDLAEINEAFAAQVIPSYRDLGIDLDKLNVNGGGIALGHPFGATGARITTTLLHSLAERDLQFGLETMCIGGGQGMAIIFERLS, encoded by the coding sequence ATGACCGAAGCAGTAATCGTCGCCACCGCGCGGTCGCCGATCGGGCGGGCGGGCAAGGGCTCGCTGATCAGCCTGCGGCCGGACGACCTCGCCGCACAGGTGATCGCCGCCGCGCTGGCGCAGGTGCCGGGGCTGGACCCGAACACGGTGGACGACCTGTACCTGGGCGCCTGGGAGCACACCGGCGAGCAGGCCGAGAACATCGCCCGCCGGGTGGCGGTCCAGCTGGGCCTGGACGCCGTGCCCGCCGTCACCGTGAACCGGGCCTGCGCGTCGAGTGTGCAGACCACCCGCATGGCGGTGAACGCGATCAAGGCGGGCGACGGTGAGGTCTTCATCTCCGGTGGCGTGGAGTGTGTTTCGCGCTATCCGCGGCAGAACGGCGTCGGCGCGGGCGACCTCGCGTTCCAGAACCCGCTGTTCGCCGACGCGCAGGCGCGGACCGCGCGGCTGGCCGAGACGAACGAGACCTGGACCGACCCCCGGGCCGAGGGCGCCCTGCCCGATGTCTACATCACCATGGGACAGACCGCCGAGAACGTCGCCACCCACCGCGGCATCAGCCGCGCCGAACAGGACGAATTCGCGGCGCGCTCACAGCAATTGGCCGAGAAGGCGATCGCCGACGGCTTCTTCGCCCGCGAGATCACCCCGGTGACCCTGCCCGACGGCACCGTCGTCACCACCGACGACGGACCGCGCGCGGGCACCACCGTCGAGGGACTGTCGGGTCTGCGCACGGTCTTTCGCGCCGACGGCACCGTCACCGCGGGCAATGCCTGTCCCCTCAACGACGGAGCCGCCGCCCTGGTCGTGATGAGCGACACCAAGGCCAGGGAGCTGGGCCTGATCCCGCTGGCGCGGGTCGTGTCCACCGCGGTGAGCGGGCTGTCGCCGGAGATCATGGGCTTGGGCCCGGTGGCGGCCTCGCGACGCGCGCTGGCCAAGGCCGGCTTGTCGATCGGCGACATCGACCTGGCCGAGATCAACGAGGCGTTCGCGGCGCAGGTCATCCCGTCCTACCGCGACCTCGGCATCGATCTCGACAAGCTGAACGTCAACGGCGGCGGCATCGCGCTGGGTCACCCGTTCGGTGCCACCGGCGCCCGCATCACCACCACGCTGCTGCATTCGCTGGCTGAACGCGACCTGCAGTTCGGGCTGGAGACCATGTGCATCGGCGGCGGTCAGGGCATGGCGATCATCTTCGAGAGGCTGAGCTGA
- a CDS encoding SDR family oxidoreductase, with protein sequence MTRTQTPTSNLSFDFAGQSVIVTGGGRGIGLELGRAFHTAGAVVYLVDFDAAVVADAAAEVGCRYAVADVADSASVRAVVEQVHAETGRIDVLVNNAGILRDRLLWKLTDDDYEQVMAVHAGGTFRFTRACVPYFRERGYGRVVNVTSYTGLRGNPGQSNYAMAKAGIIGFTKTAAKELARFGVTVNAISPNAETRMIASIPDDKKAELTGQIPMGRFAEPSEMASAVAFLASAEAGYITGTVLPVDGGISI encoded by the coding sequence ATGACGCGCACGCAGACACCGACGTCGAACCTGAGCTTCGACTTCGCCGGGCAGTCGGTCATCGTCACCGGCGGCGGCCGCGGCATCGGCCTCGAACTGGGCCGGGCCTTCCACACCGCGGGCGCGGTGGTCTACCTCGTCGACTTCGACGCGGCCGTGGTCGCCGACGCGGCAGCCGAGGTGGGCTGCCGGTACGCGGTGGCCGATGTGGCCGACAGCGCGTCGGTGCGGGCCGTGGTCGAGCAGGTGCACGCCGAGACCGGCCGGATCGACGTGCTGGTCAACAACGCGGGCATCCTGCGGGACCGGCTGCTCTGGAAGCTCACCGACGACGACTACGAGCAGGTCATGGCGGTGCACGCCGGCGGCACCTTCCGGTTCACCCGCGCGTGCGTGCCGTACTTCCGCGAACGCGGCTACGGCCGGGTCGTCAACGTCACCTCCTATACCGGTCTGCGCGGCAACCCCGGTCAGTCGAACTACGCCATGGCCAAGGCCGGGATCATCGGCTTCACCAAGACCGCGGCCAAGGAACTGGCCCGCTTCGGGGTAACCGTGAACGCCATCTCACCCAATGCCGAGACACGGATGATCGCCTCCATCCCCGACGACAAGAAGGCCGAGCTCACCGGCCAGATCCCGATGGGCCGCTTCGCCGAGCCCAGCGAAATGGCCTCCGCCGTGGCCTTTCTCGCCTCGGCCGAAGCCGGCTACATCACCGGCACCGTGCTGCCCGTCGACGGCGGGATCTCGATATGA
- a CDS encoding SDR family oxidoreductase, producing MTGRFDGQVAVVTGASRGIGLAIARRLVEEGARVVLTARTEEALDAAVAELGGPTVALAVAGKADDPEHQVATLAEAAQTFGGVDVLVNNTGINPVAGPVLDTDLGAARKTMEVNVFGAIGWTRAFRDRAGDRAKAVVNLASVAGLRPAADIGVYGVSKSALIGLTTQLAQELSPAIRVNAVAPAVVRTRFATALFEGKEQQVRAEYPLARLGEPADVAAAVAFLASGDAAWITGQTLVVDGGLTLGGGIR from the coding sequence ATGACGGGCCGGTTCGACGGACAGGTCGCCGTCGTCACCGGAGCCAGCCGGGGGATCGGTCTGGCGATCGCCCGGCGCCTGGTCGAGGAAGGCGCGCGGGTCGTGCTCACCGCCCGCACCGAGGAAGCGCTCGACGCCGCCGTCGCCGAACTCGGCGGGCCGACGGTCGCGCTCGCGGTCGCGGGCAAGGCCGACGACCCCGAGCATCAGGTGGCGACACTGGCCGAGGCGGCGCAGACCTTCGGCGGTGTCGACGTGCTGGTCAACAACACCGGCATCAATCCGGTGGCGGGCCCGGTGCTCGACACCGATCTCGGTGCCGCGCGAAAGACCATGGAGGTGAACGTATTCGGGGCGATCGGCTGGACCCGGGCCTTCCGTGACCGGGCCGGGGACCGGGCCAAGGCCGTGGTCAATCTCGCCTCGGTCGCCGGCCTGCGTCCCGCCGCCGACATCGGCGTCTACGGCGTGAGCAAGTCGGCGCTGATCGGGCTGACCACGCAGCTGGCGCAGGAACTCAGTCCGGCGATCCGGGTGAACGCGGTGGCGCCCGCGGTGGTGCGCACCAGGTTCGCGACCGCCCTGTTCGAAGGCAAGGAACAGCAGGTGCGCGCGGAATACCCGCTCGCGCGGCTGGGCGAGCCCGCCGATGTCGCGGCCGCGGTGGCGTTCCTCGCCTCCGGCGACGCCGCCTGGATCACCGGGCAGACCTTGGTCGTGGACGGCGGGCTCACCCTCGGGGGCGGGATCCGATGA
- a CDS encoding MaoC family dehydratase, with product MTTFASLDELRAAVGADLGVSDWVEVTQDRIDTFADCTEDRQWIHIDPVRAADGPFGAPIAHGYLTLSLLSAFLTDLLRVDGVRAAVNYGLDKVRFPAPVPAGSRVRGSGRLASVDEVPGGVQVAIDVTVECDRSGKPVCVARTLARYLGG from the coding sequence ATGACGACCTTCGCCTCCCTCGACGAGTTGCGAGCCGCGGTCGGGGCCGACCTGGGTGTCAGCGACTGGGTCGAGGTCACTCAGGACCGGATCGACACCTTCGCCGACTGCACCGAGGACCGGCAGTGGATCCACATCGATCCGGTGCGCGCGGCGGACGGCCCGTTCGGCGCGCCCATCGCGCACGGGTATCTCACGCTGTCGCTGCTGTCGGCGTTCCTGACCGATCTGCTGCGGGTGGACGGCGTGCGCGCGGCGGTCAACTACGGGCTGGACAAGGTGCGCTTCCCCGCGCCGGTGCCGGCCGGGTCGCGGGTTCGCGGGTCCGGGCGGCTGGCCTCGGTCGACGAGGTGCCCGGGGGTGTGCAGGTCGCGATCGATGTCACCGTCGAGTGCGACCGGTCCGGCAAACCCGTCTGCGTCGCACGGACATTGGCCCGGTATCTCGGCGGATAA
- a CDS encoding MFS transporter: protein MPKWLVALFVAAFVFYTDDYVIAGVLPEIAGDLGVSQAAAGQLVTIFAVTVALVAPVAGVVFARVPRRSLLATGVCVFVAANIGAALTPSFGALLVVRVVAAAAAAVATPSLFATAVRRAPADRVGRSVAVVALGVTGSIAVGVPVGTWIGGVFGWRATFAAMAVGGVIALAGLLAALPREPAETAVPDWKAQLRSLSRRPVSCGLLANTSLMTGSMMMLTYLAPYLAEVAGPGVDARAVSFGLAGVAGMLGMWAGGVATDRWGPDRALSAGIGAIAGSMAYLSLMWVLRPVPSAALLPVLAFWGGAAFWNSPAIQARLALLSGPLAPQALALNTSGTYLGVALGGLCGGLAMSVGSSAVLPPLAAGFALAALLLLARA from the coding sequence GTGCCTAAGTGGTTGGTGGCGTTGTTCGTCGCCGCGTTCGTCTTCTATACCGACGACTATGTGATCGCCGGTGTCCTGCCCGAGATCGCCGGTGATCTCGGGGTGAGTCAGGCCGCGGCGGGCCAGCTCGTCACGATCTTCGCCGTGACCGTCGCGCTGGTGGCGCCGGTCGCGGGTGTGGTGTTCGCGCGCGTGCCACGCCGGTCGCTGCTCGCGACCGGCGTGTGCGTGTTCGTGGCCGCCAATATCGGTGCGGCGCTGACGCCGTCGTTCGGTGCGCTGCTGGTGGTGCGGGTGGTGGCCGCGGCCGCCGCCGCGGTCGCGACACCGTCGCTGTTCGCGACGGCGGTGCGGCGCGCCCCCGCGGATCGCGTCGGGCGGTCGGTGGCGGTGGTGGCGCTCGGCGTCACCGGGTCGATCGCCGTCGGCGTGCCCGTCGGCACCTGGATCGGTGGCGTGTTCGGCTGGCGCGCGACCTTCGCCGCGATGGCGGTGGGCGGGGTGATCGCGCTCGCCGGGCTGCTGGCGGCCCTGCCAAGGGAGCCCGCCGAGACCGCCGTCCCGGACTGGAAAGCCCAGCTGCGCAGCCTGTCCCGGCGTCCGGTGAGCTGCGGCCTGCTGGCGAACACCTCGCTCATGACCGGTTCGATGATGATGCTCACCTACCTGGCGCCGTACCTCGCCGAGGTCGCCGGGCCGGGAGTGGACGCCCGCGCGGTCTCGTTCGGGCTGGCCGGTGTGGCGGGCATGCTGGGCATGTGGGCCGGTGGCGTCGCGACCGACCGCTGGGGCCCGGATCGCGCGCTGTCCGCGGGAATCGGCGCCATCGCGGGTTCGATGGCGTACCTGTCGCTGATGTGGGTGCTGCGCCCGGTCCCGTCGGCTGCCCTGCTCCCGGTGCTCGCGTTCTGGGGCGGCGCCGCCTTCTGGAACTCACCCGCCATCCAGGCCAGACTGGCCCTGCTGTCCGGCCCGCTGGCCCCGCAGGCGCTGGCGCTCAACACCTCCGGCACCTACCTCGGGGTCGCGCTGGGCGGTCTCTGCGGCGGCCTCGCCATGAGCGTCGGGAGCAGCGCCGTGTTGCCACCGCTCGCCGCCGGTTTCGCCCTCGCCGCCCTGCTCCT